In a genomic window of Bacteroidota bacterium:
- a CDS encoding M20/M25/M40 family metallo-hydrolase — protein sequence MSKLVLVVLTVALVQCGFSQGSRGADEKIDTSAVSKIRDEGMNRSQVMEILSYISDVYGPRLTGSPGYKRAADWAVKELASWGLANSHLEAWGPFGKGWSLKRYSANVMGSQDFPLISFPKAWSPGTGGTVSGDIVYLDAKTDSEVATYRGKLKNKFVLISDPVDVKAHFDPEGTRDADSTLLKLANADMTPAQRRGRGFRMTPEQRARALTGFHKQELCEKEGAAAILTVSRGDGGNIFVQQAGIAYHPDTPFAKRMSVYDPKAPRIAPQIAVGAEHYNRLVRMIQKGEHPKLEMNLEVNFYKEDSSYDVISELPGSDLKDEVVMIGAHYDSWHGGTGATDNGTGSAVCLEAMRLLKKLDLKPRRTIRIGLWSGEEEGLLGSAAYVKNHFGERQTGPADTIPGPIVLKPEAEKFSVYFNNDNGSGKVRGVHMQGNEAARPIFRAWLAPFRDMGASTLTPSNTGGTDHLSFDAIGLPGFQFIQDPLEYDTRTHHSTMDLYDRAQAEDLKQASVIMAAFAYDAAMRDAMFPRKPVPQAPAQRGSQ from the coding sequence ATGTCAAAATTGGTCCTGGTTGTTCTCACCGTTGCGCTGGTTCAATGCGGCTTTTCCCAGGGTTCCCGCGGAGCGGACGAAAAAATCGATACTTCCGCGGTGTCAAAGATTCGGGACGAGGGAATGAACCGCTCCCAGGTGATGGAGATCCTGAGCTATATCTCGGATGTGTACGGCCCGAGGTTGACGGGCTCCCCGGGGTACAAGCGAGCCGCCGATTGGGCGGTCAAGGAACTCGCCTCCTGGGGGCTTGCGAATTCACACCTGGAAGCATGGGGTCCGTTCGGCAAAGGCTGGTCGCTCAAACGCTATTCGGCGAACGTCATGGGGTCGCAGGATTTCCCGTTGATCTCCTTTCCCAAGGCCTGGTCACCGGGCACGGGCGGCACCGTCTCCGGAGACATCGTCTACCTCGACGCCAAAACCGACAGCGAGGTCGCAACGTACCGGGGAAAACTGAAAAACAAATTTGTGCTGATCAGCGACCCTGTCGATGTGAAAGCGCATTTTGATCCCGAGGGAACGAGGGATGCCGACTCGACGTTGCTCAAACTCGCAAACGCCGACATGACTCCCGCGCAGAGGCGCGGCCGCGGGTTCCGCATGACACCCGAGCAGAGAGCGAGGGCGCTCACCGGCTTTCACAAGCAGGAACTCTGCGAGAAGGAAGGCGCGGCGGCGATTCTCACCGTCAGCAGAGGCGACGGCGGAAACATTTTCGTGCAGCAGGCGGGCATCGCCTATCATCCGGATACGCCCTTCGCGAAAAGGATGAGCGTGTACGATCCCAAAGCCCCCCGCATCGCTCCCCAGATCGCCGTGGGAGCAGAGCACTACAACCGGCTCGTACGGATGATCCAGAAGGGTGAACATCCGAAGCTGGAGATGAACCTCGAGGTGAATTTCTACAAGGAGGATTCGAGTTACGACGTCATTTCCGAGCTCCCCGGGTCTGACCTCAAGGACGAGGTCGTCATGATCGGCGCGCACTATGACTCGTGGCACGGCGGGACCGGAGCGACAGACAACGGCACCGGGTCGGCGGTGTGCCTCGAAGCCATGCGGCTCCTGAAAAAACTCGACCTGAAGCCGAGACGCACCATCCGCATCGGGCTCTGGAGCGGCGAGGAAGAAGGCCTCCTGGGTTCGGCAGCGTACGTGAAGAATCATTTCGGAGAACGGCAAACAGGCCCGGCCGATACGATCCCCGGTCCGATCGTTCTCAAACCCGAGGCCGAGAAGTTTTCCGTCTACTTCAACAACGACAACGGGAGCGGAAAGGTGCGCGGAGTTCATATGCAGGGGAACGAAGCCGCGCGTCCGATCTTCCGCGCCTGGCTCGCCCCGTTCAGGGATATGGGCGCCTCGACGCTGACGCCGTCGAATACCGGCGGGACCGACCATCTTTCGTTCGACGCCATCGGATTGCCCGGCTTTCAGTTCATCCAGGATCCCCTGGAGTACGATACGCGCACGCACCACTCGACCATGGACCTGTACGATCGCGCCCAGGCCGAGGACCTGAAGCAGGCTTCGGTCATCATGGCGGCGTTTGCCTATGACGCGGCGATGAGGGATGCCATGTTTCCCCGGAAGCCCGTCCCTCAGGCGCCGGCCCAGCGCGGGAGCCAGTAG
- a CDS encoding pitrilysin family protein, whose translation MKTFNYGALIVMFMTTTAIGQIDIKFEQYKLENGLTVLLHEDHSAPVAAVVVMYHVGSKNEKVKRTGFAHLFEHMMFKGSEHVQDGEHFKLLQEIGANINGFTTEDATTYFEVVPSNELELALYLESDRMGFLLPAVTQSKLDNQREVVKNERRQSVDNVPYGTADEKIAAAMFPETHPYNWPVIGSMEDLSAASLEDVHQFFRTYYAPNNACLVISGDVTPAESKPLVEKYFASIPAGKSFDRPQTVPVSLAASKTMTTEDKVQLPRLYLTWHTLPLNTREGAVMTVLGQIMGRGKNSRLFKPLQYDRQIAQSSSAGEQGLEIAGIFQIEVTAKPGRNLTEVETVVDSVLKYLLSGGGVTQQEIDKAVASAEVQVVNGAATVLGKATSLARFYSFTGDPANINTQMKLYQGITPEEVRTVANKYLTQPRMVLSVVPLGKPELAAGKGE comes from the coding sequence ATGAAGACTTTCAATTATGGCGCACTGATCGTTATGTTTATGACTACAACGGCCATCGGGCAGATCGATATCAAGTTCGAGCAGTACAAGCTCGAGAACGGCCTGACCGTCCTTCTCCACGAGGACCATTCCGCGCCCGTCGCCGCGGTCGTGGTGATGTACCACGTCGGCTCGAAGAACGAAAAGGTGAAGCGAACCGGATTCGCGCACCTGTTCGAGCACATGATGTTCAAGGGGTCCGAGCATGTCCAGGACGGCGAACACTTCAAGCTCCTCCAGGAAATCGGAGCGAACATCAACGGATTCACGACGGAGGACGCCACGACGTACTTCGAGGTGGTTCCGAGCAACGAGCTCGAGCTTGCCCTCTACCTCGAATCGGACCGGATGGGATTTCTCCTCCCGGCGGTGACGCAGTCGAAGCTGGACAACCAGCGCGAAGTCGTGAAAAATGAGCGGCGCCAGAGCGTCGACAACGTCCCGTACGGGACCGCGGACGAAAAGATCGCCGCCGCCATGTTTCCGGAAACTCATCCGTACAATTGGCCGGTGATCGGCTCGATGGAGGATTTAAGCGCCGCCTCCCTCGAGGACGTCCACCAGTTCTTCAGGACCTACTACGCGCCGAACAACGCATGCCTGGTCATCTCCGGTGACGTGACGCCGGCGGAATCGAAGCCGCTGGTGGAAAAATACTTCGCCTCCATACCGGCCGGGAAAAGTTTCGACCGGCCGCAGACGGTTCCGGTCAGTCTCGCCGCCTCGAAAACGATGACCACCGAGGACAAGGTGCAGTTGCCCAGGCTCTATTTGACGTGGCACACGCTGCCGCTCAACACGCGGGAGGGCGCGGTGATGACGGTGCTGGGACAAATCATGGGCAGGGGAAAGAATTCCCGGCTCTTCAAACCGCTTCAGTACGACAGGCAGATCGCGCAATCTTCCAGCGCCGGAGAGCAGGGGCTGGAGATCGCGGGGATTTTCCAGATCGAGGTGACGGCAAAGCCGGGAAGAAACCTGACCGAGGTTGAAACGGTCGTCGATTCAGTCCTCAAATACTTGCTCTCCGGCGGCGGCGTCACACAACAGGAAATCGACAAGGCGGTCGCTTCGGCCGAGGTGCAGGTCGTGAACGGAGCCGCGACGGTTCTCGGAAAGGCGACAAGCCTCGCAAGGTTCTACTCGTTCACGGGCGACCCCGCGAACATCAACACACAGATGAAACTCTATCAGGGGATCACTCCGGAGGAAGTGCGAACCGTCGCCAACAAATATCTGACGCAGCCGCGGATGGTCCTGAGCGTTGTCCCGCTCGGGAAGCCCGAGCTGGCGGCAGGGAAGGGGGAGTGA
- the recO gene encoding DNA repair protein RecO — MSTIEKTEAVVLRTMPYRETSKIVTFYTARFGRLATIVKGARRPKSKYGASLELMAHDMIVVYRKEGRDLQTLAECDLIRSYPRLHDDLEKMSAGMAIIELISLLTREEEENGPLFSLLTGSLAAVDAATKNPAGVFYWYEVRLAGILGFQPGFGRCATCGKSLPGSDDGHDPVRFDLEKGGPACKSCSPEAGQTVLLERGVLRALERLSGISTATEASGMEFDPETSEQIREFMGMYLRYHVHGLRPLKSDKVFSRILDRAI, encoded by the coding sequence GTGAGCACCATCGAAAAAACCGAAGCGGTCGTCCTCAGAACGATGCCGTATCGCGAGACGAGCAAGATCGTCACGTTCTACACCGCGCGGTTCGGACGGCTCGCGACGATTGTCAAAGGGGCGCGCCGGCCGAAGAGCAAATACGGCGCCTCCCTTGAACTCATGGCCCACGACATGATCGTCGTCTACAGAAAAGAGGGGAGGGATTTGCAGACGCTCGCCGAATGCGACCTGATCCGTTCGTATCCCCGGCTCCATGACGACCTCGAGAAGATGTCCGCCGGCATGGCAATCATCGAGCTGATCTCGCTCCTCACCCGGGAAGAAGAGGAGAACGGACCGCTCTTTTCGTTGTTGACCGGCTCGCTCGCCGCAGTCGATGCTGCAACTAAAAACCCCGCGGGCGTGTTCTACTGGTACGAGGTGCGCCTGGCCGGGATCCTTGGCTTCCAGCCGGGCTTCGGCCGGTGCGCAACCTGCGGCAAGTCCCTGCCCGGGAGCGATGACGGCCATGATCCGGTACGGTTCGATCTCGAAAAAGGAGGGCCCGCCTGCAAGAGCTGTTCTCCCGAAGCCGGACAGACCGTTCTTCTGGAGCGGGGAGTGTTGCGTGCGCTCGAACGCCTCTCCGGAATCTCAACCGCAACGGAGGCCTCCGGGATGGAGTTCGATCCGGAGACCTCAGAGCAGATTCGGGAATTTATGGGCATGTACCTGCGGTATCACGTCCACGGACTCCGTCCTCTGAAGTCGGACAAAGTGTTTTCAAGAATTCTGGACCGTGCAATATGA
- a CDS encoding PfkB family carbohydrate kinase, with translation MSLLVVGSLGIDTIETPFGRVENVLGGSATYIAIAAGYFVAPIRLVGIVGGDFPQEHIEFLESREVDLEGVQVVKDGKTFRWGGRYHYDLNTRDTLFTELNVFEHFDPVIPESFRKTTYVCLGNIDPDLQRRVLEQIEKPRLVVGDTMNFWIKRKREELRRTLKLVDILIINDAEARELTNQPNLIRAAKEIIAEGPRMIIIKKGEHGALLVTDRIVFAAPAYPLEMINDPTGAGDAFAGGFIGWLAKTDDLSEENCKRAVIYGSALASFCVEQFSLNRLKDLTSIEIHDRFREFRELSKFDAEVLA, from the coding sequence ATGAGCCTGCTGGTGGTTGGCTCCCTCGGGATCGATACCATCGAGACTCCCTTCGGCCGCGTGGAAAACGTGCTGGGGGGATCGGCGACCTATATCGCGATCGCAGCAGGCTATTTCGTCGCACCGATCCGGCTTGTGGGGATTGTGGGAGGCGATTTCCCCCAGGAGCATATTGAGTTCCTCGAGAGCCGCGAGGTCGATCTGGAAGGTGTGCAGGTCGTCAAGGACGGCAAGACGTTCCGGTGGGGTGGGCGGTATCATTACGATCTCAACACCCGCGACACGCTCTTCACGGAGCTCAATGTCTTCGAGCATTTCGACCCGGTCATCCCGGAATCGTTCCGGAAGACGACCTATGTCTGTCTCGGAAATATCGATCCGGACCTTCAGAGGAGGGTTCTGGAGCAGATCGAGAAGCCGAGACTGGTGGTGGGCGACACGATGAATTTCTGGATCAAGAGAAAGCGGGAGGAGCTTCGCAGGACGCTGAAGCTTGTGGACATCCTCATCATCAACGACGCCGAAGCCCGCGAGCTCACAAACCAGCCGAATCTGATCAGGGCCGCGAAGGAGATCATCGCGGAAGGACCGCGCATGATCATCATCAAGAAAGGGGAACACGGGGCGTTGCTCGTCACCGACCGGATCGTGTTCGCCGCCCCGGCGTACCCGCTGGAGATGATCAACGATCCGACGGGCGCAGGCGACGCGTTTGCCGGCGGGTTCATCGGATGGCTTGCGAAGACCGACGACCTGTCGGAAGAGAACTGCAAGCGGGCGGTCATTTACGGGAGCGCCCTTGCCTCCTTCTGCGTGGAACAATTCAGCCTGAACCGTCTGAAAGACCTGACCTCCATCGAAATTCACGACCGCTTCCGTGAATTCCGGGAACTTTCGAAGTTCGACGCCGAAGTGCTGGCGTGA
- a CDS encoding Do family serine endopeptidase produces the protein MSRKSILAAIFLIFIGIVFGVVLVSSFKGGVEPGFAGDPQVKLGGRTPIKHVDVDAKAFSKAFIDVSKAVSPTVVAITVTTKAKKGGDGDLNEFFHFFGPDSKAPEPEPQQGAGSGVIISADGYILTNNHVVEGADENRVEVYMNDRHEMKAKIIGTDPSTDLAVIKVDAREMTAAAFGNSDELQIGEWVLAIGNPLQLQGTVTAGIVSALGRSIRIISDDYGIENFIQTDAAINPGNSGGPLVNLSGEVIGINTAIATTNGRYQGYGFAIPINLARYVAEDIIKNGKVRRGYIGVTIGTVDDKTAKALGMEKAQGVIVQTLVEDGAAQSAGIKERDVILSVDAREVNAPNELQTYIARKHPGDEVTLKVFRDGKTTEKRVTLRSRKDEKLAARDTEVGKADRETERETSSKGMSLDKLGVTVRSLDSDEKKEMSVDRGVVVTHVEAFGEAFERGIHEGDVILEADKKEIYSPKDLRDVVEKRKQGDAVLLRVKNSRGQMAFVAVQLGG, from the coding sequence ATGTCTCGCAAATCAATCCTGGCGGCAATATTCCTGATCTTTATCGGGATCGTTTTCGGTGTGGTGCTCGTCTCCAGCTTCAAGGGGGGCGTGGAGCCCGGCTTCGCGGGCGATCCGCAGGTCAAACTCGGGGGGCGCACTCCGATCAAGCATGTCGATGTCGACGCCAAAGCATTCAGCAAAGCATTTATAGATGTGAGCAAGGCTGTTTCCCCCACCGTCGTGGCGATCACCGTGACCACCAAGGCGAAAAAAGGGGGGGACGGAGACCTCAACGAGTTCTTCCACTTCTTCGGGCCCGATTCCAAGGCGCCCGAGCCGGAGCCCCAGCAGGGGGCGGGATCCGGGGTCATCATCAGTGCGGATGGATACATCCTGACAAATAATCATGTCGTCGAGGGGGCGGATGAGAATCGCGTCGAAGTCTACATGAACGACCGCCACGAGATGAAGGCGAAAATCATCGGAACAGATCCTTCCACCGATCTCGCCGTCATCAAGGTCGACGCCAGGGAGATGACCGCCGCCGCGTTCGGAAACTCCGACGAGCTCCAGATCGGCGAGTGGGTTCTGGCGATCGGCAATCCGCTTCAACTCCAGGGCACGGTGACCGCGGGAATCGTGAGCGCGCTCGGCCGGAGCATCCGCATCATCAGCGACGACTACGGCATCGAGAACTTTATCCAGACCGACGCGGCAATCAACCCCGGCAACAGCGGCGGGCCTCTGGTGAACCTGAGCGGCGAAGTCATCGGGATCAACACGGCGATCGCCACGACGAACGGACGCTATCAGGGTTACGGCTTCGCCATTCCGATCAACCTCGCGCGCTATGTGGCGGAGGATATCATCAAGAACGGGAAAGTCCGGCGGGGGTATATCGGCGTGACGATCGGGACGGTGGACGACAAGACCGCGAAAGCGCTGGGCATGGAGAAGGCCCAGGGAGTGATCGTCCAGACGCTCGTCGAGGACGGGGCGGCGCAATCCGCCGGCATCAAAGAACGCGATGTCATTCTCTCGGTGGATGCGAGAGAGGTGAACGCCCCGAACGAGCTGCAGACGTACATCGCCCGCAAACACCCGGGGGACGAGGTGACGTTGAAGGTGTTCCGGGACGGGAAGACGACGGAGAAACGGGTGACGCTCCGCTCGCGCAAGGACGAGAAGCTGGCGGCCAGGGATACGGAAGTCGGCAAGGCGGACCGTGAAACGGAACGGGAAACCAGTTCAAAGGGGATGAGCCTGGACAAGCTCGGCGTGACGGTTCGTTCGCTCGACTCCGACGAGAAGAAGGAGATGTCGGTCGACCGGGGCGTCGTGGTAACTCACGTGGAAGCGTTCGGCGAAGCGTTCGAACGGGGCATCCATGAAGGCGACGTCATCCTCGAGGCGGACAAAAAAGAAATCTATTCGCCGAAAGATCTGAGAGACGTCGTCGAGAAGCGCAAACAGGGCGATGCCGTCCTGCTGCGCGTAAAAAACAGCCGGGGCCAGATGGCGTTCGTCGCCGTGCAACTCGGCGGTTGA
- the mtnA gene encoding S-methyl-5-thioribose-1-phosphate isomerase yields the protein MKSVEWLGDRLRLIDQTKLPLEERYVDTADYRVVADAIRTLKIRGAPAIGIAAAYGLALAALESGADSGSASMELFVRDVHRAGDELASTRPTAVNLFRALDRMRAILREAGSPERARSLLVEEALKIHREDETMCRLIGEHGASLVPGRATILTHCNTGALATGGSGTAQSVITTARRLGKSVRVYATETRPLLQGARLTSWELMREGIEVTLITDGSASFVMSRMHVDLVIVGADRIAANGDAANKVGTYALAVAANYHGIPFYVAAPTTTIDPALESGALIPIEERAAEEVVESFGRRTAPPGVRVYSPAFDVTPASLIAGIVTETGIHTSPYDFHKLPSAAAGRNG from the coding sequence ATGAAGTCGGTTGAATGGCTCGGCGACCGTCTCCGGTTGATTGATCAGACGAAGCTGCCCCTCGAGGAACGCTACGTCGATACAGCCGACTACCGCGTCGTCGCCGATGCGATACGCACGCTGAAGATCCGCGGCGCCCCGGCCATCGGCATCGCGGCGGCCTACGGGCTGGCGCTCGCCGCGCTCGAATCCGGAGCCGACTCCGGAAGCGCTTCGATGGAACTCTTCGTTCGCGACGTCCACCGGGCGGGCGACGAACTCGCCTCGACCCGCCCGACCGCCGTGAATCTGTTCCGCGCCCTCGACCGGATGCGCGCGATCCTGCGGGAAGCGGGCTCCCCGGAACGCGCCAGATCCCTCCTTGTGGAAGAAGCTCTCAAGATCCACCGCGAAGACGAGACAATGTGCCGCCTCATCGGGGAACACGGCGCTTCGCTCGTCCCCGGCCGCGCGACCATCCTGACCCACTGCAACACCGGCGCGCTCGCCACCGGCGGGTCGGGCACCGCCCAGAGCGTGATCACGACCGCCCGCCGGCTCGGGAAATCTGTCAGGGTGTATGCGACAGAGACACGCCCCCTCCTCCAGGGCGCCCGGCTCACCTCGTGGGAGCTGATGCGCGAAGGGATCGAGGTGACTCTCATTACCGACGGGTCCGCCTCCTTCGTCATGAGCCGGATGCATGTGGACCTCGTGATCGTCGGCGCCGACCGGATCGCGGCGAACGGCGATGCGGCCAATAAGGTCGGAACCTACGCGCTTGCGGTCGCTGCGAACTATCACGGCATCCCGTTCTATGTCGCCGCGCCCACCACGACGATCGACCCGGCCCTCGAATCCGGCGCGCTGATCCCGATCGAGGAAAGGGCCGCGGAAGAAGTCGTCGAAAGTTTCGGGAGGCGCACCGCCCCGCCGGGCGTGCGCGTCTATTCGCCGGCGTTCGATGTGACGCCCGCATCGTTGATCGCAGGGATCGTCACGGAAACGGGAATCCACACTTCTCCCTACGATTTTCACAAGCTCCCTTCCGCCGCGGCCGGGAGGAACGGGTGA
- a CDS encoding PDZ domain-containing protein, whose product MTIRSLLQTGAITLAIASSLSAVSAQSRSSAGTYIFQNTRDQGRLGVAVQDVTAELKKKEDLTVDRGAYVADVEEGSPAEKAEIKEGDVIIRFDGEKIESSRDLTKLVKRTKPKRSVPVEIVRKKEHKTVTAEIGREPGVRAYSFDFGGRGFHYAPRMPLMPRIPRIPHGPGMLRRDVGMGELSGLEVEELTKQLAEYFEVPEGKGVLVTEVEKGTAADTAGFKAGDVILKAGGNSIRDIGDLREELLNSKKEAIAVEVMRKGKPLTLSLRPDRDEDSEGEEEGMSGSTRIPGMGQRWYHDREPGYHEFTLRTMEALREFLREFKTQLKNGLQELHDNLQTHFSNL is encoded by the coding sequence ATGACGATCCGCTCACTTCTTCAAACCGGGGCTATTACGCTCGCGATAGCATCATCTCTCTCCGCCGTCTCCGCACAATCGAGATCTTCCGCGGGGACGTACATCTTTCAGAATACCAGGGATCAGGGCCGGTTGGGCGTAGCCGTCCAGGATGTCACGGCGGAACTCAAAAAAAAGGAAGACCTTACCGTCGACCGCGGGGCCTATGTCGCGGACGTCGAGGAGGGGAGTCCGGCTGAGAAGGCGGAAATAAAGGAAGGCGATGTGATCATCCGGTTCGACGGAGAGAAGATCGAGAGCTCCAGGGATCTCACCAAACTGGTCAAGCGGACAAAACCGAAGAGGTCTGTCCCGGTCGAAATCGTGCGGAAAAAAGAACACAAAACGGTGACGGCCGAGATCGGACGCGAACCGGGAGTTCGCGCCTACTCGTTTGATTTTGGCGGGCGGGGTTTTCATTACGCGCCGCGGATGCCGCTCATGCCCCGCATCCCCCGGATTCCACACGGCCCCGGCATGCTTCGCCGGGACGTCGGGATGGGAGAGTTGTCCGGTCTCGAAGTCGAGGAACTCACGAAACAACTTGCGGAATACTTTGAGGTGCCTGAAGGAAAGGGAGTCCTCGTGACGGAAGTCGAGAAGGGAACCGCGGCGGATACCGCAGGCTTCAAGGCGGGCGACGTGATCCTCAAGGCCGGAGGGAATTCCATTCGCGATATCGGAGACCTTCGGGAGGAGCTCCTGAACAGCAAGAAGGAGGCGATTGCGGTGGAAGTCATGCGAAAAGGAAAACCTCTTACCCTCTCGCTGAGGCCTGATCGCGACGAGGACTCAGAGGGGGAGGAGGAAGGAATGTCGGGCAGCACCCGGATCCCGGGAATGGGACAACGCTGGTATCATGACCGGGAGCCTGGATACCATGAATTCACCTTACGCACCATGGAGGCCCTGAGAGAGTTCCTGCGGGAATTCAAGACACAGCTCAAGAACGGTCTTCAGGAACTCCATGACAACCTCCAAACGCATTTTTCGAACCTGTAG
- a CDS encoding NUDIX domain-containing protein has protein sequence MREPVSDTVEVCVFKIEKGIPFYLLLRRSAGEKLYPGIWQFVTGTIQAGENSVEAALRELHEETGLSPEAFWVAPHVNSFYDTRSHAVNLSPLFAARVASGVSPALSSEHSDFLWLPREEASRKLVWPGQRTGLQIVHEFIAGGGEASQLTQIQ, from the coding sequence ATGCGGGAACCCGTCTCCGACACGGTGGAAGTCTGCGTGTTCAAGATCGAAAAGGGGATCCCCTTCTACCTGCTCCTCCGCCGGTCTGCGGGCGAAAAGCTCTACCCGGGTATCTGGCAATTCGTGACCGGGACGATTCAGGCGGGTGAGAATTCCGTCGAGGCGGCTCTGCGGGAATTGCACGAAGAAACGGGATTGTCTCCCGAGGCATTCTGGGTGGCGCCGCATGTCAACAGCTTCTACGATACCCGGAGTCACGCCGTCAACCTCAGCCCGCTTTTTGCCGCACGCGTCGCGTCCGGCGTGTCCCCCGCGCTCTCATCCGAACACTCCGACTTTCTGTGGCTTCCCCGGGAGGAGGCCTCCCGGAAACTGGTGTGGCCCGGCCAGCGGACGGGGCTCCAAATTGTGCATGAGTTCATCGCCGGAGGAGGGGAAGCCTCCCAATTGACCCAAATTCAATGA
- a CDS encoding M20/M25/M40 family metallo-hydrolase — MNVRLFVAWLPLSALGFTLHGSAQPADTAVQHRYERIVSQIVASGLASGKAYSILRELTGTVGARLSGSPAAGRAVEWAEQTMEHLDFQNVHTEAVIVPHWVRGSVEEASIIGSSNKTVPLTMCALGGSIATPDDGITAEVVEVKSFDELRGMGEGAKGKIVFFNRPFDRSKYNTFEAYGGAVNQRGQGASEAARAGGVAALVRSMTSRIDDVPHTGAMNYNDSLPKVPAAALSTVAANLLDSMLQANHSLRVRLRLACRMLPDTESANVIGELKGSEHPEEVIVVGGHLDSWDKGRGAHDDGAGVSHSMEALRLLKELGLTPRRTIRAVLFMNEENGLRGGKAYAERGRPGEKPVAAIETDAGGFTPRGFGVTADSLTIDKVARWAYLFKPIDADRISKGGGGADIGELGRKGVPTIGLRVDGQRYFDYHHSDSDTIDKVNERELELGAISLAILCYVLAQEGL; from the coding sequence ATGAATGTACGCTTGTTCGTCGCCTGGCTCCCGCTCTCCGCCCTCGGTTTCACCCTGCACGGATCGGCCCAGCCGGCGGATACGGCGGTCCAGCACAGGTATGAGAGGATCGTGAGTCAGATTGTCGCGTCGGGGCTTGCGTCCGGGAAGGCGTACTCGATCCTCCGTGAGCTGACCGGGACGGTCGGAGCCCGGCTGAGCGGATCGCCCGCAGCCGGCCGCGCAGTCGAGTGGGCGGAACAGACGATGGAACATCTCGACTTTCAAAACGTGCACACCGAGGCCGTGATCGTGCCGCATTGGGTCCGGGGTTCCGTCGAGGAAGCTTCGATCATCGGCTCTTCGAACAAGACGGTGCCCCTCACGATGTGCGCCCTCGGGGGGAGTATCGCCACGCCCGATGACGGGATTACGGCCGAAGTGGTCGAAGTGAAGTCGTTCGACGAGTTGCGGGGGATGGGCGAGGGTGCGAAAGGGAAGATCGTCTTTTTTAACCGCCCGTTCGACAGGAGCAAGTATAACACGTTTGAGGCCTACGGCGGAGCCGTAAACCAGAGGGGTCAGGGCGCGTCGGAAGCCGCGCGCGCCGGAGGTGTCGCCGCCCTCGTGCGTTCGATGACGAGCCGGATCGACGACGTCCCCCACACGGGCGCGATGAATTACAACGACAGCCTTCCGAAAGTGCCGGCAGCCGCCCTGAGCACGGTGGCCGCGAACCTGCTCGACAGCATGCTCCAGGCGAACCATTCACTCCGCGTCAGGCTCAGACTCGCCTGCCGCATGCTTCCGGACACCGAGTCTGCCAACGTCATCGGCGAACTCAAAGGATCGGAGCATCCCGAAGAAGTCATCGTTGTCGGCGGCCACCTCGACAGTTGGGACAAGGGGCGCGGCGCTCATGACGACGGAGCCGGTGTCAGCCACTCCATGGAAGCATTGCGGTTATTGAAAGAACTCGGACTCACCCCCAGGAGAACGATCCGCGCCGTCCTCTTCATGAACGAAGAAAACGGTTTGCGCGGAGGAAAGGCCTACGCCGAGAGAGGCCGGCCCGGTGAAAAGCCGGTCGCCGCCATTGAAACGGACGCCGGAGGCTTTACTCCGAGGGGATTCGGGGTGACCGCCGATTCGCTGACGATCGACAAGGTCGCCCGGTGGGCGTACCTCTTCAAGCCGATCGATGCGGACCGGATCTCGAAGGGAGGAGGGGGCGCCGATATCGGAGAGCTGGGGAGGAAAGGGGTGCCCACGATCGGCCTGAGAGTCGACGGGCAGCGCTATTTCGACTACCATCATTCCGACAGCGATACGATCGACAAAGTGAACGAGAGGGAACTGGAACTGGGCGCCATCTCTCTTGCGATCCTCTGTTATGTTCTCGCCCAGGAAGGGCTCTGA